A region of Bradysia coprophila strain Holo2 unplaced genomic scaffold, BU_Bcop_v1 contig_373, whole genome shotgun sequence DNA encodes the following proteins:
- the LOC119082021 gene encoding uncharacterized protein LOC119082021, translated as MAVHHFVQLDLDAIMIACNAPGRSAFNRIERRMAPLSRALTGLILPHDHYGTHLNSQGQTVDIELEKQNFSYAGKALAEVWSDTLIDGHLTVAEYIKPEQSDIDQASIISKDEKWCSRHVHQSQYLLQILKCSDNRCCKPRRSSLFRFLPKDGLPPPSPIIQSNEGLKHANINDIETMRHYS; from the exons ATGGCAGTTCATCATTTCGTGCAACTAGACTTAGATGCCATCATGATCGCGTGCAATGCACCAGGACGTAGTGCCTTCAACCGGATTGAACGGCGTATGGCGCCGTTAAGCAGAGCATTGACAGGCCTGATACTTCCGCACGATCACTATGGCACTCACCTAAACAGTCAGGGACAAACTGTTGATATAGAATTGGAGAAGCAGAATTTCTCATACGCCGGCAAGGCTCTAGCAGAAGTCTGGTCAGATACACTTATTGATGGACATTTGACTGTAGCTGA ATATATAAAGCCTGAACAATCTGATATCGATCAGGCATCGATCATCTCGAAGGACGAAAAGTGGTGCAGCCGACATGTGCATCAGTCTCAGTATTTGCTTCAAATACTCAAATGTTCTGACAATCGTTGCTGTAAACCAAGGCGTAGTTCTCTGTTTCGATTTCTGCCCAAGGACGGCTTGCCACCACCGTCGCCTATAATACAGTCAAACGAAGGATTGAAACACGCCAACATCAACGATATTGAAACTATGCGTCATTATTCGTGA